The sequence TCGCATACCCTTGATCATAATTCTTGTCACGATCACGCCAACCCACACGGGACGACCCTCGATGAGGTACTGGTGCTCCATCCTAAACTCTACTTTTCGGAGCATGTCACAGACCATTTCCGCTGTGTCCCGTTTTCAAGCCAAGCATACGTCTCACCGATCCTCGATTAGGCTGGATTTTGCCAAATCGTTGGCGATGGACTTATTCACCTGCTTCAGGATAAAAGTCGGTGCAAAACGGCTCATCAGCTTCATGATGTTGCTCATGCCTGGCCGAATTTCGGTGGTGTCGTGTTCGAGTTGCTCCAGAGCTACGCGCACCATCTTATCAACATTCATCACGATTGGACTCTTACTATTGAGGGTGTCGGAACCCAAGTTCTCCAGTAATGGGGTGATGGTGGCAGGCGGAGCCAGTTCAACTACCGTAACACTCGTATCGTGCAGCTGGATGCGGAGGGATTGGGTATAGGAATGCAAGCCAGCCTTTGCAGCGCTGTAAATAGGAGAACTGGCCAAAGGTACAAAGGCCAGCAATGACGAGGTATTAATGATGGTGGCATGGGGCTTTGTTTTGAGAAACGGCAAGAATTGCTCGATCATGCGCACTGGTCCAAGCAGATCGACCTCAATCTCACGGCCAATGTCCTGTAATCCAATCCGCCCGTTCAGCCGCAGCGTTCGCATCACACCAGCGTTATTGATCAGCATATTCAGATCAGGAAACTCGTTCGTCACGCGTTCATAGAGTGCGGCAATTGCCGCCGGATCACTAACATCGCTTTGATAGGTCTGTACCCCTGGAATATGTTCGTGGATGGCTCGGAGTTTATTGGGGTCTCGTCCGGTCACGAGAATGGTATTCTGTCGTTGGTGGAGTTGCTTGGCGAGTTCCAAGCCAATACCGCTCGTTCCGCCCGTGATAAGGATTGTGTTTGCTGAAAGTTTCATGAGACCTTTTGCCTTTCTATCAGCAGCGATCAGGCGCAATCGCTGCAATGCATAGTTAAAGATGCAACCGCGCATTCAAAAAATCAGTCGAGAACGCATAGGCTATTATCTGAGGATGTATTGGCGTGATTGGATCGGCATGCAGATACGCACCATCCTTACCGTGATCGACTAGATTAGCCTACGCGTAACAGCGCCTTCTCACTCAGGCCGCGAAGCAGGCACGAAACACCTTCATCAGCCGCAGCGAGCCGCGTAATCGTAGCTTGCGCCGGATAAGCGCCCATGCTGGGGTGCGATCGCCAGCCACGATCGCCAGCCACGTCTGACTGTCGGCAGCAATCCGCAGGTCGGCATGGCCGACGCAGCCCTCCGTGATCATCACTCGCTTCCTCGAATCAGGCCCGTCGCCAATGCTGATGGTTGCCGCATAGTCCTCGGCACCGCTGAAAACCAGATGGTAGATCGCGTTTACCCCTTCGGCAGCCGCCGGACGGAAAACCCGCGGCAGGCTTTTGACGAAGGATTCGACTGAGGAAAAGCGGATGCCACTGCCGACCCGCTTAACCCGCTTGTGAGGAAAGCGCCGCCGCACATAGGCCGCCGTCGTTTCGGCTGATACGTAGATGGTTTCGACCTTATCTTGCAACGGCTTGACCACCTCCTTCAGAAAGCCAGCCCGATTAGTCAGAAAAGGCGCGATAACGTCATCACCAGCTGGACAGACGGCGATGCAGTAGGCCGCCTTATAAGAGGCTCCAAAGCTGAGGCTTTGCCACATCGAGGCTGTCTCACTCGCCGAGGTGCGCTCGTAATAGGTCGGGGCATCTTTGCTTGACACGAGCGTTTCCACCCAATCGTTGAAGCCGCCCATAAACTCGCGATAATTGTGGGTAAAACAGGCTCCGAAGTCGAAGTCGCCAGATGGACTGATTGCACCAACTGGGCAGGCCGCCACGCAGAGCTTGCATTCCAGACAGGGATTGTAATCGATCGGTTTGCTCTCTTCCCCAATGACGGCATCGGTGACAATCGTACCCAGCAAGATAAAGTTGCCGAAGCGCGGGTGAATCACGTTGCGGTGAATTCCCATCTGCCCAAGTCCCGCCGCTACCGCCACCGGTTTGTGCGAGATGATCCAGCTTTTGCCAGGAAACCGCTCGACTTCCATCGGAAAGCCGCTAGCCGGATTGGCCGCACGCACGCCCTGTGCCTCTAGCGCCGCGACAATCGTATGCGCTGCCGCTTCGGCGTGATCAACCGTGTGGTGGAACTCCAGATTGGCAACCGATCGCGCCGGGCTGCGGATCGGCTCGCGATTCATGCGGCAGACGATACTAATCAGGCTGCGTGCCCAAGGAAAATTTTCCAAGATCTCGGCTCGCTGATTGTCAAGCTCGGCCCGATCGATGGATACGAAGCCCACATCGTCTGCACCAGAGTCGAGGCAAAGCTCGCGGAGTGTCGCATCGGCCAGCCTCGGCGATTCCTCGTTTGACTGCGCAGCCCGCTCTCGTTTGAAACGCAGCACCGTCGGATGATTCTGCAAATGAGCCATAGATACTCCAAATATAAGTGCATATACACGTAAATGATCAAAAAAATTAGCGAACCCCATGGCGCAGCATTTTTAGCCTGTCGAGTAAATCGCCGAACTGATCGCTACCAAGCACCGCGACAACCTGTTTTTGTGCCTGCTCCCAAAGCGGCAGCGCCTCCTCAAGCGCCACAACACCTCGAGCAGTGATCGCCACCCGGCGGCGGCGGCCATCGCCATCGGGCTGGTCTTCGACCAAGCCATCGCGCTGGAGCGCCCGAAGATTGCGGGTCAGGGTAGTCCGATCCATCCCAAGCGCCTCGGCGAGCTGTCCCATGCCACGAGGTCCGATCAGCGCCAGCGTACCCAGCAGGGTAAACTGGCTACAATGGAGGCCGGTCTCCTTGAGTGCATCGTCATATACTTGCGTCACAATCCTGGCCGTCCGCCGTAGGTTGGCGCAGGCGCAAAAACGCAATTCGGCTAACACGTTGGATTCCATCGGCATTCCTTCAAGATAAGTGCATATGCACATAACTATACGTTATTGATAGCCCACCTGTCAAGCGTGCGGTACAAAATCAGAGCCAAGGCCGACAAGCCAGACGGGGCAGGTTGGCTTCGATCGCCCGTCGGACTTGCGGCAAATTGTGCTGCTTGATATCCATAACCCCATACCTCATTGCTCGTGCTAAGAAGTAGCAAGCGACAACGATGGTTGTGCGGTGCTGCCACGCTGCCGTGGGATGATCAGGACCACACATGTGCCACGCCCATGTTCGCTTTCGATCGACAGCCCATAGTCGGAGCCATAGTAGAGCTTGATCCGCTGATTGACATTGCTGATGCCGTAGCCATCCTCAACGACCTGCATAGCACCTGTCATCCAGAGGTTGCCCGCTGCCAGCAGCTCCCGCACATGGGCCAGCCGTTCTTGCGTCATGCCAATACCGTTGTCCTCGACCTCGATTTGCAGCCGATCAGCATCGAGCCAGCGGCCACGCACCACAATAGTGCCGCCATTGCGCTTATTCTTGATTCCGTGATAGAGCGCATTTTCCACCAACGGTTGGAGGGTCAACTTGAGCATCTCGCTACTACGGGTGTCATCGGGAATGTCGATCTGGTAGTCGAGGATATCGCGGTAGCGAATCTTTTGGATCGTCAGATAACTTTCGATATGGGCAATCTCATCATGAACCGTGATCCAATCTTTACCTTTACTCAGCGTGATTCGGAAGAAACGCGACAACGCCGCAACCAGATCGACGATCTGCGCTGTGCGCTTGGCTTCGGCCATCCAGATAATCGCATCAAGGGTGTTGTAAAGAAAATGCGGATTGATCTGAGCCTGCAGCACTCGTAGCTCGGCCTTTTTGAGGTTCTCGTGTTCCTCAAGCTTGGCATCGAGCAATTCCTTGATCTTGCCGACCATGATGTTGAAGCTTAACCCTAGCTCGGTGATCTCATCGGCGTTATCAGCAATTACCAGCGCCTCAAGATCCTGACGAGCAATCGTTGTAGTAACGTCGTGCAGCTTCTTGATTGGAACATAGATACTTTTTGAGATTCGCCAGGCAGCAACGATTGAGAAGAGGATCGAGGTCATAATCACCGCTAGGCCACCGATCGCCCAGCGGGTCAGGTCGCTTTGCATAGCCTGATATTGTTGTTGAGTACGATTAACCTCGAAGAGCGCATACGCCTGCACATTACCCTCAATGAGCTGGGTGATGCTGCGAATCTCTTCCATCAGCACCAAATTCTCAGCAAAAGTTTTGTTCTGGGCGATCTGAATGCCGACCTGATCGATCGAACTGCGCAGCGTTTGCAGCGTGTGCTGAATAATTCGCAGTTTGACTCGACCCTTTTCCGAGCTGGAGTTATCGATCATCTGCTCAATACGATGATCAACATCACTCAGGGTTGCATATTGAGTACCTTGGGCAAATGGTTTCTTGCCAGCGATAATTTCCCAGATCTCGGCATCAATCGATGGCTTGATATAACCGTTAATGCTATTAGCAGTGGTAATGTTCTGAATAAGCACATCATATTGGGTTTTGTATTCTAGGCCAGGGACGATTAGGAAGATATATGGCACGCTCATCAGGATGACCACCATCAGCAATGCCAGCAGAATTTTATCGCGGATGGAAAGTCGCAGACGTAACCGAGGAGCCACAGCTCGTTTAGCCAATGCGACTGCGATAGGCTCACGATTTGACAAATGCTCATCCATCACACATATCCTCTCGCAATCTAGATGCGCTAGTTTTCGCTAGGAGTGTCGGCGGAATTCATTAGGTGGTTGCCCAACAACCTTACGAAACACCGAGTAGAAATAGCGCGGGTTCTGATAGCCAATGCGATAGGCGATCTCGCTGGCAGTCAGCGAGGTTGAGCGCAGAAGTTCGATAGCCTTGCGCATACGGACATGGGTCAGGTAGTCAATAAAGGTCTCGCCAACCTCGCGCCGAAAGACGGCGCTGAAATAGGTTGGGCTGAGTAACACATGAGCAGCTGCCTGGCCCAGCGACATCGCAGGATCTGCATAGTTGGCATCAATATAAGCGCGGGCTTTCATAATGATTGCACCGCCGTGGAGTTGATCGTGGTCGTATGGCTCGACTTCCACTGGGAGTTCGATTGGGTGCTCGATCTGCGCCAGCGCCTGCGAAAACGATTGGGAGATCAAGCTGAGTCGCTCGGTTGGGTCGCCGCTGCCAATCATAGCCCGACAGCCAATTTGCTCGGCCACGCGCTGGCGCAGGGCAGCAGCCAGTCCATCCGCTCGCTGGAGCACATCAACTCGGGTTGAACCCTTGATAATCAAGATCGTATCTTCCATGCCATGCTTAAAGGCCACAACCGACCGCGATTCGCCCAGAATTGCGGCGACGATCACATCGATCTGTTGATAGACGGCATATAGCGGCGCTGTTGTGGCGCTAGGCGGCATGGCGTGCATCACCAGCACCTGATACCATGGTGCCAAAAGATCAATTTCAAGGCTACGTGCTTGCTCCATAAAGTCGGTTGTCGAGCTACTACCAGCTACAAGGTCAAGCAGACAGCGTTCGCGCAACACTGGTTGATGATTAGACATCTGCGTTTGAAGGGCATCTAGCTGTTCCCGAGCTTGGCGTTCCTGATCGATCTGACCAGCGATCTTGCGCAACGCCGCTAGCAGATCTTGGGCAACAATCGGTTTAAGTAGGTATTCAGTAACCCCGATTTGGATTGCTTCCTGAGCGTAGCGAAACTCATCATGGCCGCTGAGGATCATGATTTTCGTCGTCGGCAGCGTCTCCTTCAAAATTCGGCAGAGCTGTAGGCCATCCATAAACGGCATTTTAATATCAGTAATCACGATATCGGGCCGTCGCTCACGGATAATTGGGAGGGCAATTTCACCATCCGAAGCCTCGCCGCAAAACTGATAGCCCGCCGCTGCCCAGTCAATCGCGTCGCGAATCCCTTCACGGGCTATGATCTCGTCCTCGACTAAAAAAACTTTGTAGTTCATCGTTGCGCCTCTCATGCATCGTCGCACGATCATCGTCGTCTAGCGCCTCAGATATTTAAAAGCAAAGCATACACGAAAAATAATATTTTGGAACTAACATTGTATCTCGGCCAGCGCATGTGCCAAGTCAATGGAACCCTCACGATTCGGTAGGAGATTAATCCAAGGCTCTTCCTTTCTTTATCACGCGCTCATCACTAGTATACCAAGGGTGTCGATTGGGCATCCCATCCTAATAAATGGGGCCAACGCCTCCGTGCTTGCAATGGAATGTATAATCGTGCTAGCTTTCTCCAGTTTGGGGAAACCAACCGAGCTACGTGAAAGGATCGTGTGTGCCACAGGATTTTAGTGGGCAAGTTGCCTTAGTAACTGGAGCTTCGCGCGGCATTGGAGCCGAAATTAGTCGCCAGCTGGCGCAACGCGGAGCCGATATCGTGATTAATTATCGCAGCAAAGCCTCGCGAGCCGAAGCGGTTGCCAGCGAAATAACTGCGCTTGGCCGGACTGCGCTCCTGGCTCAGGCCGATTTAACCCAAATTAATGATTTGATTACGACCCAAACCCAAATTCAACAAGCCTTTGGCAAACTCGATCTATTGGTACTCAATGCTAGTGGTGGCCTTGAAAAAGATAAACCAGCTAGCTACGCCATGGATCTCAATTTAACCGCCCAAGTTCAAACCGTCGAAACAATGTTGCCATTGATGCAGGCTGGCAGTTGCATTGTTTTCGTCACCAGTCATTGGGCGCATTTCTATGGCGAACGGCCAATTATCGCTGGCTATGAGCCAGTTGCTAGCAGCAAAAAAGCTGGCGAAATGGCACTGCGTGAACGGATTGATCAATTTATCCAGCGTGGAATTCATTTTTATGTGGTTAGCGGCGATATGATCGAAGGCACGATCACGCCCAAATTGCTTGATCGTGCCCAACCTGGCTTTTTGGCCGCCCGTAAAGAACACAGCCCTGAGCCAATTCCCACAATTGAAGAATTTGCCAGCGCGATTGTAGCAACCGCCGCCGATCGCAGCCAAGCCAATGGTCACACTGTATTCGTAGGGCCGATTATTTAATAAGCTAATTAGAAATAGCCCAATGGTGTACCCATTGGGCTATTGGATAAAGTTATATCAATGATTTTATTTAAAGTTACTTAGATTAA is a genomic window of Chloroflexota bacterium containing:
- a CDS encoding SDR family NAD(P)-dependent oxidoreductase; the protein is MKLSANTILITGGTSGIGLELAKQLHQRQNTILVTGRDPNKLRAIHEHIPGVQTYQSDVSDPAAIAALYERVTNEFPDLNMLINNAGVMRTLRLNGRIGLQDIGREIEVDLLGPVRMIEQFLPFLKTKPHATIINTSSLLAFVPLASSPIYSAAKAGLHSYTQSLRIQLHDTSVTVVELAPPATITPLLENLGSDTLNSKSPIVMNVDKMVRVALEQLEHDTTEIRPGMSNIMKLMSRFAPTFILKQVNKSIANDLAKSSLIEDR
- a CDS encoding 4Fe-4S binding protein, with product MAHLQNHPTVLRFKRERAAQSNEESPRLADATLRELCLDSGADDVGFVSIDRAELDNQRAEILENFPWARSLISIVCRMNREPIRSPARSVANLEFHHTVDHAEAAAHTIVAALEAQGVRAANPASGFPMEVERFPGKSWIISHKPVAVAAGLGQMGIHRNVIHPRFGNFILLGTIVTDAVIGEESKPIDYNPCLECKLCVAACPVGAISPSGDFDFGACFTHNYREFMGGFNDWVETLVSSKDAPTYYERTSASETASMWQSLSFGASYKAAYCIAVCPAGDDVIAPFLTNRAGFLKEVVKPLQDKVETIYVSAETTAAYVRRRFPHKRVKRVGSGIRFSSVESFVKSLPRVFRPAAAEGVNAIYHLVFSGAEDYAATISIGDGPDSRKRVMITEGCVGHADLRIAADSQTWLAIVAGDRTPAWALIRRKLRLRGSLRLMKVFRACFAA
- a CDS encoding MarR family winged helix-turn-helix transcriptional regulator, whose translation is MESNVLAELRFCACANLRRTARIVTQVYDDALKETGLHCSQFTLLGTLALIGPRGMGQLAEALGMDRTTLTRNLRALQRDGLVEDQPDGDGRRRRVAITARGVVALEEALPLWEQAQKQVVAVLGSDQFGDLLDRLKMLRHGVR
- a CDS encoding sensor histidine kinase, which produces MDEHLSNREPIAVALAKRAVAPRLRLRLSIRDKILLALLMVVILMSVPYIFLIVPGLEYKTQYDVLIQNITTANSINGYIKPSIDAEIWEIIAGKKPFAQGTQYATLSDVDHRIEQMIDNSSSEKGRVKLRIIQHTLQTLRSSIDQVGIQIAQNKTFAENLVLMEEIRSITQLIEGNVQAYALFEVNRTQQQYQAMQSDLTRWAIGGLAVIMTSILFSIVAAWRISKSIYVPIKKLHDVTTTIARQDLEALVIADNADEITELGLSFNIMVGKIKELLDAKLEEHENLKKAELRVLQAQINPHFLYNTLDAIIWMAEAKRTAQIVDLVAALSRFFRITLSKGKDWITVHDEIAHIESYLTIQKIRYRDILDYQIDIPDDTRSSEMLKLTLQPLVENALYHGIKNKRNGGTIVVRGRWLDADRLQIEVEDNGIGMTQERLAHVRELLAAGNLWMTGAMQVVEDGYGISNVNQRIKLYYGSDYGLSIESEHGRGTCVVLIIPRQRGSTAQPSLSLATS
- a CDS encoding response regulator, whose amino-acid sequence is MNYKVFLVEDEIIAREGIRDAIDWAAAGYQFCGEASDGEIALPIIRERRPDIVITDIKMPFMDGLQLCRILKETLPTTKIMILSGHDEFRYAQEAIQIGVTEYLLKPIVAQDLLAALRKIAGQIDQERQAREQLDALQTQMSNHQPVLRERCLLDLVAGSSSTTDFMEQARSLEIDLLAPWYQVLVMHAMPPSATTAPLYAVYQQIDVIVAAILGESRSVVAFKHGMEDTILIIKGSTRVDVLQRADGLAAALRQRVAEQIGCRAMIGSGDPTERLSLISQSFSQALAQIEHPIELPVEVEPYDHDQLHGGAIIMKARAYIDANYADPAMSLGQAAAHVLLSPTYFSAVFRREVGETFIDYLTHVRMRKAIELLRSTSLTASEIAYRIGYQNPRYFYSVFRKVVGQPPNEFRRHS
- a CDS encoding SDR family oxidoreductase; amino-acid sequence: MPQDFSGQVALVTGASRGIGAEISRQLAQRGADIVINYRSKASRAEAVASEITALGRTALLAQADLTQINDLITTQTQIQQAFGKLDLLVLNASGGLEKDKPASYAMDLNLTAQVQTVETMLPLMQAGSCIVFVTSHWAHFYGERPIIAGYEPVASSKKAGEMALRERIDQFIQRGIHFYVVSGDMIEGTITPKLLDRAQPGFLAARKEHSPEPIPTIEEFASAIVATAADRSQANGHTVFVGPII